In Heteronotia binoei isolate CCM8104 ecotype False Entrance Well chromosome 4, APGP_CSIRO_Hbin_v1, whole genome shotgun sequence, a genomic segment contains:
- the LOC132569672 gene encoding uncharacterized protein LOC132569672, with translation MQPTKRSNRNNLILCGVPAKKAPEPPVSNDDFNKPSILKALEAVVAAGRRGLLGPAAMAAAEAMPDLDLQHGDGKVDQETPSSLPLVEEKNEEEKEEENVINKECNTVVTVKSPVKGTGSQKPTKKEIWICGNAVIALATMRAQFNCHGLRLGFAYSTAFVNWRGIPTMMWDDLLPILHQMYHQHHVPSIIVIHLGESDLLTDSSSSLVTKMQNDLGILQRALPDAVIIWSSLLPRHVWKSSEESSQVMESERNNVNYKMEEYCSKTGKCYLSHPLLTAENKWLFLPDGSLSLAGADIFITDLKKVLNTYLLHDQF, from the exons ATGCAGCCCACCAAGAGAAGTAATAGGAACAACCTCATTCTTTGTGGGGTTCCAGCAAAAAAGGCGCCTGAGCCGCCCGTTTCTAATGATGACTTCAACAAGCCATCTATTTTGAAAGCCTTGGAGGCAGTTGTAGCAGCTGGTAGACGCGGCTTGCTTGGTCCAGCAGCAATGGCAGCAGCGGAAGCCATGCCGGACTTGGACCTGCAGCATGGCGATGGAAAAGTTGACCAAGAAACTCCAAGTTCTCTTCCCCTTGTGGAAgaaaagaatgaagaagaaaaggaagaagagaatgTTATAAACAAGGAGTGTAATACTGTTGTAACAGTCAAATCACCAGTGAAGG GTACTGGAAGTCAGAAACCGACCAAAAAGGAGATCTGGATATGTGGAAATGCTGTGATTGCGCTAGCAACGATGAGAGCCCAGTTCAACTGTCATGGGTTGCGATTGGGCTTTGCTTATTCTACTGCATTTGTGAATTGGCGAGGTATCCCTACAATGATGTGGGATGATCTATTACCCATTCTGCATCAAATGTATCATCAACACCATGTGCCATCTATTATAGTCATACACCTTGGGGAAAGTGATCTGTTGACGGACAGTAGCAGTTCACTTGTGACTAAAATGCAAAATGACTTGGGTATCCTTCAAAGAGCATTGCCTGATGCTGTAATAATTTGGTCTTCACTGTTACCAAGACATGTTTGGAAGTCATCTGAGGAGTCATCACAAGTTATGGAATCTGAACGTAATAACGTCAACTACAAAATGGAAGAATATTGTAGTAAAACAGGCAAATGCTATTTATCACATCCATTGCTTACTGCTGAAAATAAATGGCTGTTCTTGCCTGATGGCTCGCTGTCTCTTGCAGGAGCTGATATTTTTATAACTGACCTAAAAAAAGTCTTGAATACCTATCTGCTCCATGATCAATTCTGA